One stretch of Thermodesulfobacteriota bacterium DNA includes these proteins:
- a CDS encoding rhomboid family intramembrane serine protease, whose amino-acid sequence MASENAYQKENRVALILPVAVAFVIPGIVGLFQPELIDAFFMFILFLVLSVLPGYVIFRTLYAWVMGDSFFRTLLTCLKPLPAGLPMGSDLKNKATPYITITLIAINTILFIVVSNDIKPLLAFPPHRHPSWWQYPIGFFMHAFMHANWSHLIGNMLFLWIFGNTLETRIGHYRFLVVYIACIAGAAIFCCLMAAIAGTHRSGIGASGAISGIMGVFAVRCYFARVTIGLPFLFLPMMTVPLRVQALVLISLFFAMDTAGSRDIFNGSASNVGYWAHVGGYLFGFFLSFFLGFHLQAAKESVSVKADRLRQNEFGKKEAADLYMDILEKEPGNIEALTFFLDYYKQNPQKHPYIYSMLIKELTSKDMNQAVALFDNFYLRYISFITSAAALKLGMYYYNKCELEKSRNCLEVARNKPGPWQAKATLFLGKVFHDMGNKDRARQFFAETRIRFPGTDFAREAAKDEQS is encoded by the coding sequence ATGGCTTCAGAAAACGCATACCAGAAAGAGAATCGCGTCGCCCTGATCCTGCCTGTAGCAGTGGCCTTTGTGATTCCCGGCATAGTCGGGCTGTTTCAGCCGGAGTTAATAGACGCGTTTTTCATGTTCATTCTATTTCTTGTTTTGTCCGTGCTGCCGGGGTATGTCATTTTTCGGACTCTGTATGCCTGGGTCATGGGAGACTCTTTTTTCAGAACACTGCTGACCTGCCTGAAGCCCCTTCCTGCCGGTCTGCCCATGGGATCGGACCTGAAGAACAAGGCCACACCCTATATCACCATTACCCTCATAGCGATCAACACGATTCTTTTTATTGTGGTATCGAACGACATTAAGCCTCTGTTGGCTTTTCCACCACACCGGCACCCTTCCTGGTGGCAATACCCGATCGGATTTTTCATGCATGCCTTTATGCACGCCAACTGGTCCCACCTGATCGGCAACATGCTTTTCCTTTGGATCTTCGGTAACACACTGGAAACACGCATCGGCCATTACCGTTTTCTGGTAGTTTATATTGCCTGTATTGCCGGCGCCGCCATCTTTTGCTGTTTGATGGCGGCCATCGCGGGGACGCACAGAAGTGGCATCGGCGCTTCCGGTGCGATTTCCGGGATCATGGGGGTGTTTGCCGTGCGCTGTTATTTTGCACGCGTAACGATCGGGCTGCCGTTTCTTTTCCTCCCGATGATGACAGTTCCTCTGCGCGTCCAGGCGCTGGTTTTGATCAGCCTTTTCTTCGCCATGGACACAGCCGGCAGCCGGGATATATTCAACGGCTCCGCTTCCAATGTCGGCTACTGGGCGCATGTCGGCGGTTACCTGTTCGGTTTTTTTCTTTCTTTTTTCTTGGGCTTTCACCTCCAGGCCGCGAAAGAATCGGTCAGCGTCAAGGCCGACCGATTGCGGCAAAACGAATTTGGAAAAAAAGAAGCGGCTGATTTGTATATGGATATCCTTGAAAAAGAACCGGGCAACATCGAAGCCCTGACATTTTTCCTTGATTATTACAAGCAGAACCCTCAAAAGCATCCTTATATTTACAGCATGCTGATCAAGGAATTGACCAGCAAAGACATGAATCAGGCCGTGGCCCTGTTTGACAACTTCTACCTCCGGTATATCAGTTTCATCACCAGCGCCGCTGCTCTGAAACTTGGCATGTACTATTACAACAAGTGTGAGCTGGAGAAATCACGGAATTGCCTGGAAGTGGCCAGAAACAAACCTGGTCCATGGCAGGCCAAAGCCACGTTGTTTCTGGGAAAAGTATTTCATGATATGGGCAATAAAGACCGAGCCCGGCAGTTTTTTGCGGAGACCCGGATCCGGTTTCCCGGCACAGACTTCGCGCGGGAAGCAGCTAAAGATGAACAAAGTTGA
- a CDS encoding BrnA antitoxin family protein yields the protein MRDHYDFSKMKGRKNPYLKYLKQPVTMRLDRDTVQYFRNMSEETGIPYQSLINLYLRDCAANNRKLQMEWHTEKAPQA from the coding sequence ATGAGAGATCATTATGATTTTTCCAAAATGAAAGGGCGTAAAAACCCTTATCTGAAGTATTTGAAACAGCCGGTCACCATGCGTCTGGATCGGGATACGGTTCAATATTTCAGAAACATGTCTGAAGAAACAGGTATCCCCTACCAGAGCCTGATAAACCTTTACCTTCGTGACTGCGCGGCCAACAATAGAAAACTGCAGATGGAGTGGCATACGGAGAAGGCCCCGCAGGCATGA
- a CDS encoding murein L,D-transpeptidase family protein, translating into MRKFVFFVIVFIVGSYFQNIAFSADLPSSRRSEDAIAKVKPVLEQELKDKGLNFGSPIYIRIFKETGELELWVKNSERFELFKTYEICFYSGGLGPKLMSGDQQSPEGFYFVKATQLNPNSQFHLSFNIGYPNAYDRVHGRTGSALMVHGNCVSIGCYAMTNKKIEEIYAMADAALRNEQPFFRVHIFPFRMTEINMNIHKQSEWFNFWENLKEGYDIFEAQKIPPNVLVKNKKYVFEKI; encoded by the coding sequence ATGAGAAAATTCGTATTTTTTGTCATCGTTTTTATTGTTGGCTCCTATTTCCAAAACATAGCCTTCTCTGCTGATTTGCCTTCAAGCAGGAGATCAGAAGATGCGATTGCAAAGGTTAAACCGGTTCTTGAACAGGAACTCAAGGACAAGGGGCTTAATTTCGGGTCGCCAATTTATATTCGAATTTTTAAGGAAACCGGTGAACTGGAACTGTGGGTTAAAAATTCAGAAAGGTTCGAATTGTTTAAAACCTACGAAATTTGTTTTTATTCAGGTGGGCTTGGCCCCAAACTAATGTCTGGTGATCAGCAAAGCCCTGAAGGATTCTATTTTGTCAAAGCCACCCAGTTAAATCCGAATAGCCAGTTCCATTTATCTTTTAATATAGGCTATCCAAATGCCTACGATAGAGTACATGGAAGAACCGGCAGCGCTCTTATGGTTCATGGCAATTGCGTGTCAATTGGTTGTTATGCAATGACAAACAAAAAAATCGAAGAGATATACGCCATGGCGGATGCAGCCCTCCGAAACGAGCAACCCTTTTTTAGAGTACACATATTCCCATTTCGAATGACTGAAATAAATATGAACATACACAAACAATCAGAATGGTTTAACTTCTGGGAAAATCTCAAAGAAGGATACGATATCTTTGAGGCTCAAAAAATACCGCCGAATGTTTTAGTGAAAAACAAAAAATATGTGTTCGAAAAAATATAA
- a CDS encoding zinc ribbon domain-containing protein produces the protein MKCTRCNQEIQSGWNACPACGQKIAKKHVCQGCGKEIDLSFQFCPSCGKATTEGEARVTGGQPPRKLLTKEKRGAVQHAFCDAVRKHDFETAEELLEEGANINGGDEGGPILKDVCLGYDYQSVKWLLDHGANPNSPPYSFTPLIAVALASSSRPEIAEPCIAIMKLLIEAGADVNAIEKEGRRAIKWTKGKVKDFLLSHGAIVE, from the coding sequence ATGAAATGCACCAGATGCAACCAGGAGATACAGAGCGGCTGGAATGCCTGCCCGGCCTGCGGACAAAAAATAGCCAAAAAACATGTCTGTCAGGGCTGCGGCAAAGAAATCGACCTGTCTTTTCAGTTCTGCCCTTCCTGCGGAAAAGCGACCACTGAGGGCGAAGCGAGAGTCACGGGAGGACAACCACCACGAAAGTTACTAACGAAAGAGAAAAGAGGCGCTGTTCAACACGCCTTTTGTGACGCGGTACGTAAACATGACTTTGAAACAGCGGAGGAATTGCTGGAAGAAGGGGCGAATATCAATGGGGGAGATGAAGGAGGGCCTATTCTAAAGGACGTTTGTTTGGGCTACGATTACCAGTCAGTAAAATGGTTGCTTGATCATGGGGCGAATCCCAATTCTCCTCCCTATTCATTTACCCCTCTGATAGCAGTAGCACTTGCTTCAAGTTCTCGCCCAGAAATTGCAGAACCTTGTATCGCAATCATGAAACTTCTGATCGAAGCCGGAGCTGATGTGAACGCTATAGAAAAAGAGGGCAGAAGAGCCATAAAATGGACGAAAGGTAAAGTTAAGGATTTTCTCTTAAGCCATGGTGCGATAGTGGAATGA
- a CDS encoding zinc ribbon domain-containing protein, protein MKCTRCNQELQSGWNACPACGQKIAQNHICPNCGREVDLSFRFCPFCGKATTVQKTTTAKTERQVDRVDIYDFFYECGLDADEADKKASRLVAKLTEEEFTFLKDAYQWVFETFYGEDTDYCLEALQKAEQLSIAIAPEQFPLAQTIFEWAMDSVWANDSDLNDEALELTIELLQIPAFDETRLELFKAVYDWFYDEVHGSAYEFIDDSLNFAKELIQIPAFDEARLEQFKEIYDWVYDEVHGSAYEFINDSLALAKELIPRMTPNIFEKLKQSYSKAVDDLEKEPEDALAYARKRIGI, encoded by the coding sequence ATGAAATGCACCAGATGTAACCAGGAGTTACAAAGCGGCTGGAACGCCTGCCCGGCCTGCGGACAAAAAATAGCCCAGAACCATATCTGCCCGAACTGCGGCCGGGAAGTCGACCTGTCCTTTCGATTTTGTCCTTTCTGTGGGAAAGCGACCACTGTCCAAAAGACAACAACCGCAAAAACCGAACGCCAGGTTGACCGGGTCGATATTTATGATTTTTTTTACGAATGCGGCCTGGATGCGGATGAAGCCGACAAGAAGGCTTCAAGGTTGGTCGCGAAGCTGACGGAAGAGGAGTTTACGTTTTTAAAGGATGCTTACCAGTGGGTTTTCGAGACCTTTTATGGTGAAGACACGGACTATTGCCTTGAGGCATTGCAGAAGGCCGAACAATTATCAATCGCCATCGCGCCTGAACAGTTTCCCCTGGCGCAGACAATTTTCGAGTGGGCAATGGATTCTGTCTGGGCTAACGATAGTGATTTAAATGATGAAGCATTGGAACTTACGATTGAACTCTTGCAGATACCTGCATTTGATGAGACCCGGCTGGAGCTGTTCAAAGCTGTTTATGATTGGTTTTATGATGAAGTTCATGGCTCAGCTTATGAATTTATCGATGATAGTCTAAATTTTGCAAAAGAACTTATACAGATACCTGCTTTTGATGAAGCCCGGCTGGAGCAGTTCAAGGAAATCTATGATTGGGTTTATGATGAGGTCCATGGATCAGCATATGAATTTATTAATGATAGCCTCGCCCTTGCAAAAGAACTTATACCTCGAATGACGCCAAACATTTTTGAGAAACTCAAACAAAGTTATTCGAAGGCCGTAGATGATCTGGAAAAAGAACCTGAAGACGCGTTGGCCTATGCCCGAAAAAGAATTGGGATTTGA
- a CDS encoding sigma-54 dependent transcriptional regulator: protein MGRIKILLADDRPEWIKNWQEDLNHLDISDLNIHTQVEADEVYAALESDTFDILLLDMDWTDGGGRKEEGIEMLRRAKQASPATDVIIITGYGAGENYERIRNAYKYGVTDFLQKGDKEYHKSEFERIIRNALEKARLKRKAVSPFWRWIIDESGISIENTLGNLLGRSEMMRGLFSVIKKVAQTDSRLLLLGETGVGKSEIARTIHKLSNRKFREMVEFTPGEFPETLQESELFGHEKGAFTGAAAEKAGLIKQAHESTLFIDEVGTMMSSMQAKLLRFLDTKEFRKLGGKADESSDIRLICATNRNIHKDALEEKFRPDLLMRISGFPLHIPPLRDHLEDIPLLAEKFLKKHSAAGRENRTFELTEDGLNKLLRYDWPGNIRELDNVFERAVPLAVISGSDRITAAHVRFDREIYIDNDAGITALVNLDRLYSLIKNRENRYDDAPSLAKAWGELIARQIIDRAMKEARGHMKQSGILLNFYEGLDKEESPADHKKYEAYRQYLTTQLKIKARDYK from the coding sequence ATGGGAAGAATTAAAATATTGCTGGCTGACGACCGGCCGGAGTGGATTAAGAACTGGCAGGAAGACCTGAACCACCTGGATATTTCCGACCTGAATATCCATACTCAGGTGGAGGCCGATGAGGTTTATGCCGCTCTGGAAAGCGACACCTTTGATATTCTCCTGCTGGACATGGACTGGACCGACGGCGGCGGCAGGAAAGAGGAAGGCATTGAAATGTTACGCCGGGCCAAACAGGCAAGCCCGGCTACGGATGTGATCATCATCACCGGCTATGGGGCCGGAGAAAATTATGAAAGAATCCGCAATGCCTATAAATACGGCGTTACCGATTTCCTGCAGAAAGGAGACAAGGAATATCACAAATCCGAATTTGAACGTATTATCCGCAATGCCTTGGAAAAAGCCCGCCTGAAGCGCAAGGCGGTATCACCGTTCTGGCGGTGGATTATCGATGAATCCGGCATCAGCATTGAAAACACCCTGGGAAACCTGCTCGGCCGGTCGGAAATGATGCGCGGTCTGTTTTCCGTTATCAAAAAAGTGGCTCAAACCGACTCCCGCCTGCTGCTGCTAGGCGAAACGGGCGTGGGAAAATCAGAAATAGCGCGCACCATTCATAAGCTGAGCAACAGGAAATTCAGGGAAATGGTAGAATTCACCCCCGGCGAATTTCCGGAAACGCTTCAGGAATCGGAATTGTTCGGCCACGAAAAAGGTGCTTTTACGGGCGCCGCCGCTGAAAAGGCCGGGTTGATCAAACAGGCGCATGAAAGCACCCTGTTTATTGACGAGGTCGGCACCATGATGTCCTCCATGCAGGCTAAACTGCTGCGCTTTCTGGATACCAAAGAGTTCCGGAAGCTGGGAGGGAAAGCAGACGAATCATCCGATATCCGGTTAATCTGCGCCACCAACAGAAATATCCATAAAGACGCCCTGGAAGAAAAATTCCGGCCTGATCTGCTCATGCGGATCAGCGGTTTCCCGTTGCACATTCCACCCCTGCGGGATCATCTGGAAGATATCCCCCTGCTGGCCGAAAAATTTTTAAAGAAGCATTCGGCCGCCGGCAGGGAAAACAGGACCTTTGAACTCACCGAAGACGGGCTGAATAAACTCTTGCGCTATGACTGGCCGGGCAATATCCGAGAACTGGACAATGTGTTTGAACGGGCCGTTCCCCTGGCCGTCATTTCCGGTTCAGACCGGATCACCGCCGCCCATGTCCGATTTGACAGGGAAATTTACATAGACAATGATGCCGGCATTACCGCCCTGGTCAACCTGGACAGGCTTTATTCCCTGATAAAAAACAGGGAGAACCGGTACGATGACGCGCCGTCCCTGGCAAAAGCCTGGGGCGAGTTGATTGCCCGGCAGATCATCGACCGGGCCATGAAAGAGGCCCGGGGGCACATGAAACAGTCCGGCATTCTGCTCAATTTTTATGAAGGCCTGGACAAAGAAGAATCCCCGGCGGATCACAAAAAATACGAGGCCTACCGCCAATACCTCACCACCCAGCTTAAAATCAAGGCCAGGGATTATAAGTAA
- a CDS encoding caspase family protein translates to MKNKPSDKWAILIGVNRYHESLGPLKYAVNDCRRIAEILKQGQDGFSADHVLLLTDDQPEDRRPTYANIHSWLASWLSQPKEDDTVLVYFSGHGRDLGGKCYLAPGDATLHTMHVTGIPVAHVQDILARCAARQKILILDACHSGAGKDVAAMPGSIMEQIAAGKGIYTITSCDADELSHEWDEKKQGVFSYYLAEALSGACPPDAQGRVTAESLYEWVYDRVRSWAAQKRCSQTPKRFAEGTGIVTVREGEPDWKLSALSMQQQIAGMQQNNSQMSVECPICGMRNPEGETFKCRECGRDYLCRRHFVDEYECCKQCAKPPQSPVRKGINTNDRPRRRFRHLLNAINPFDSANAFVAWAIFLLLAIPFGITIKGYFERGTAEATISESIKRLCDVLENDQTVKTITILPLKFAKEKDENYRGAKDKADAVRRYVAGRLTDNLAARGFSIAYTDDQRQPAKGMLLAGTLYFDFPWPDVARIKKIDLNLMREQDSAIIWSSTWELFRMEIDP, encoded by the coding sequence ATGAAAAACAAACCATCAGATAAATGGGCCATCCTGATCGGAGTCAATCGTTATCATGAGAGCCTCGGCCCGCTCAAGTATGCCGTCAACGACTGCCGCCGCATAGCAGAAATTCTTAAGCAGGGGCAGGACGGGTTCTCGGCGGATCATGTCCTGCTGCTGACCGACGATCAGCCGGAAGACCGCCGCCCAACCTACGCCAACATTCATTCCTGGCTGGCCTCCTGGCTTTCCCAGCCAAAGGAAGACGATACCGTGCTGGTCTATTTTTCCGGGCATGGCCGCGACCTGGGTGGCAAGTGCTACCTGGCCCCAGGGGATGCCACCCTGCATACCATGCACGTGACCGGCATCCCTGTCGCCCATGTCCAGGACATCCTTGCCCGGTGCGCGGCCCGTCAGAAGATCCTGATCCTGGATGCCTGCCATTCCGGCGCGGGCAAAGACGTGGCCGCCATGCCCGGCTCCATTATGGAGCAGATCGCCGCTGGTAAAGGCATTTACACCATCACCTCCTGTGACGCGGACGAACTTTCCCACGAGTGGGACGAGAAGAAACAGGGCGTCTTCTCCTACTACCTCGCCGAGGCTCTGTCCGGCGCCTGCCCGCCGGATGCGCAGGGCCGCGTCACCGCCGAATCCCTCTACGAGTGGGTCTATGACCGTGTCCGCTCCTGGGCCGCACAGAAACGCTGCTCTCAGACCCCGAAACGGTTTGCGGAAGGGACCGGGATTGTGACGGTACGGGAGGGTGAGCCGGATTGGAAGTTATCGGCCCTGTCTATGCAGCAACAGATCGCCGGCATGCAGCAAAACAACTCTCAGATGAGTGTTGAATGCCCGATTTGTGGCATGCGCAACCCTGAAGGTGAAACATTCAAGTGCCGCGAATGTGGGCGAGACTATCTTTGCCGGAGGCATTTTGTTGATGAATATGAATGCTGCAAGCAGTGCGCAAAGCCACCGCAGAGTCCGGTCCGGAAAGGCATCAATACGAATGACAGACCAAGGAGACGATTCCGTCATCTTTTAAATGCAATAAATCCGTTTGATTCCGCTAATGCTTTTGTGGCCTGGGCTATTTTTTTACTACTTGCTATTCCATTTGGAATAACGATCAAAGGGTATTTCGAACGCGGCACCGCTGAAGCGACAATTTCAGAAAGCATCAAAAGACTGTGTGATGTACTGGAAAATGACCAGACGGTAAAAACGATCACAATCCTGCCCCTCAAGTTCGCAAAGGAGAAGGATGAAAATTATCGGGGAGCAAAAGATAAAGCCGATGCTGTCCGCAGGTATGTCGCAGGCAGGTTGACTGACAATCTCGCAGCCAGAGGGTTTTCCATAGCATATACAGATGATCAAAGACAACCGGCAAAGGGCATGCTTCTTGCGGGCACTCTGTATTTTGATTTTCCCTGGCCTGACGTAGCCCGGATTAAAAAGATCGATCTGAATTTAATGCGCGAACAGGATAGTGCCATCATCTGGTCGTCAACCTGGGAACTGTTTAGAATGGAGATTGATCCATGA
- a CDS encoding SUMF1/EgtB/PvdO family nonheme iron enzyme: MKCTRCDQEIQNGWNACPACGQKIAKKHVCQGCGNEIDSAFKFCPSCGQATTAQGAANGKPLLPDWLEPIADAAYARLGGLNAGSEAAQKRQKEWVEKGYPLEVRLKETGIVLRLVPPGEFLMGSPDEGDAPENEKPQHKVTISSPLYVAKFPVTQQQWQVVIGHNPSHFQKNNTEKLPVESVSWNEGDIFLNCLHDRLDLELGEIRLPTEAEWEYACRAGSTDSRYSTLGIGWSNDNSGGGTHPVGEQRPNAWGLYDMIGNVWEWCEDPWHEDYKGAPSDGSPWAGDSGYRILRGGSWYDYARFCRSAYRGRHQQDNRSNNVGFRVVLDLK, encoded by the coding sequence ATGAAATGCACCAGGTGTGACCAGGAGATACAGAACGGCTGGAATGCCTGCCCGGCCTGCGGACAGAAGATAGCCAAAAAGCATGTCTGTCAGGGCTGCGGCAATGAAATCGACAGCGCTTTTAAGTTCTGCCCTTCCTGCGGACAAGCGACCACTGCTCAAGGGGCGGCAAACGGAAAACCCCTTCTGCCGGACTGGCTGGAACCAATTGCCGACGCCGCATATGCGCGGCTGGGTGGCTTAAATGCCGGCAGCGAAGCAGCCCAGAAGCGCCAGAAGGAGTGGGTGGAGAAAGGATATCCCCTGGAAGTCAGGCTGAAAGAAACGGGGATCGTCCTGCGGCTGGTTCCGCCGGGAGAGTTCCTCATGGGCTCCCCCGATGAAGGAGACGCTCCCGAGAACGAAAAACCACAACATAAAGTGACCATCTCCTCGCCTCTCTATGTGGCCAAATTTCCTGTTACCCAGCAGCAGTGGCAGGTTGTCATAGGCCATAATCCTTCGCATTTCCAGAAGAACAACACAGAAAAACTTCCCGTTGAAAGTGTGTCGTGGAATGAGGGCGACATTTTTTTAAATTGCCTTCATGATCGGCTGGATTTGGAATTAGGCGAGATACGACTGCCGACTGAAGCCGAGTGGGAATATGCCTGCCGTGCCGGTTCGACTGATTCGCGTTACAGTACTTTGGGCATCGGCTGGTCTAACGACAACAGCGGCGGCGGGACACATCCAGTGGGTGAACAGCGGCCAAATGCCTGGGGCCTTTATGACATGATTGGCAATGTCTGGGAATGGTGTGAGGACCCCTGGCATGAAGATTATAAAGGCGCACCGTCAGACGGCAGCCCATGGGCTGGTGACTCTGGTTATCGCATTCTGCGCGGTGGCAGTTGGTATGACTACGCCAGGTTCTGTCGATCGGCGTACCGTGGCAGGCACCAGCAAGACAACCGGAGCAACAATGTCGGGTTTCGGGTCGTGCTGGATTTAAAATAA
- a CDS encoding BrnT family toxin produces MTELKFEWDIRKERANIKKHGVSFQEARAVFYDENAIQYFDPDHSDEEDRFILLGISYKLRVLVVCHCFRENESVIRIISARKADQKEENEYWRNRS; encoded by the coding sequence ATGACAGAATTAAAATTTGAATGGGATATCCGCAAAGAACGGGCGAACATAAAAAAACACGGGGTTTCTTTTCAGGAAGCGCGCGCGGTCTTCTATGACGAGAATGCCATTCAATATTTTGATCCCGATCATTCGGATGAGGAAGACCGTTTTATTTTGCTTGGGATAAGTTATAAACTCAGGGTTCTCGTGGTTTGTCACTGTTTCAGGGAAAACGAGTCGGTTATAAGAATTATCTCTGCCAGAAAAGCGGACCAAAAAGAGGAAAATGAATATTGGAGAAACCGATCATGA
- a CDS encoding DUF4384 domain-containing protein: MSDSKQDIIQVFREKKRGLWRFGGGSKEKLPEAGPDVDFYTVTALSGEDRELNRVSRDDAEKALGRDENSAILVLKKSSCEMALSFSGILKDSQGHAWDLQLNGSCSVSDIRNLLGKFGFNSVTPEAPLSDTMLESWLAEAVRHKIKDAVRDTSISDILEKDALPTSWWESQLNKWLAGAGLICRITTARWESAEAARAEAERIRQQDMERIARERERQLQAENREAKARADYAKEKARIEADRKLSQKEQAHQLQVLELKHRKELLAAEAEMENARRAVEQAALEHEVTVARLRHDLKSVGEGETRLAEAHEQHAALATTLEKATAVLDQLGRISEPLLQQLVSRDSGDAHQAAERLVSPEFGVSAAALAALGFGVANQSLVETLNGKQTKDSQSVQLSKADLTTRDIGTARVKALPIRRSLQFKVVSRRAGYVAILNLGTSGAVYLQVPSALTGGQHLQVVEDKPYFVPGEELFPWKWDYREEGPAGWEHMVAIVSDEPVIPDEIVARSTPESPIVRLTPEEMEGLFTSLEELPAESWTAGVLSFLVEGK; encoded by the coding sequence ATGAGCGACTCGAAGCAGGACATCATTCAAGTATTCCGGGAAAAAAAACGCGGCTTGTGGCGTTTTGGGGGCGGATCAAAAGAGAAACTGCCCGAGGCCGGTCCTGACGTGGATTTTTACACGGTTACCGCCTTATCCGGGGAAGATCGGGAACTCAACCGGGTGTCACGCGATGATGCCGAAAAGGCGCTGGGGCGCGACGAAAATTCCGCCATTCTTGTCCTGAAGAAATCCTCCTGCGAAATGGCGCTGTCTTTTTCCGGTATCTTAAAAGACAGTCAGGGGCATGCCTGGGACTTGCAGTTAAACGGTTCCTGCTCCGTGTCGGATATCCGTAATTTACTGGGGAAATTCGGCTTTAACAGCGTCACGCCCGAAGCCCCGCTTTCGGACACAATGCTGGAATCGTGGCTGGCTGAAGCGGTCCGGCATAAGATCAAGGACGCTGTCCGCGACACCTCCATCTCCGATATTCTGGAAAAAGATGCCCTGCCGACAAGTTGGTGGGAATCTCAGCTCAACAAATGGCTGGCAGGCGCCGGGCTTATCTGCCGGATTACGACAGCGCGATGGGAAAGCGCCGAAGCCGCGCGCGCGGAAGCGGAGCGTATCCGCCAGCAGGACATGGAGCGGATCGCGCGCGAACGGGAACGGCAGTTGCAGGCGGAAAACCGGGAGGCCAAAGCCAGGGCGGATTACGCAAAAGAGAAGGCCCGCATTGAAGCGGACAGAAAGTTATCCCAAAAGGAGCAAGCGCACCAGCTCCAGGTTCTGGAACTAAAGCATCGCAAGGAACTGCTGGCCGCCGAAGCCGAGATGGAAAACGCCCGCCGGGCCGTGGAGCAGGCGGCCCTGGAACATGAAGTTACCGTTGCCCGTCTCCGCCATGATTTAAAATCCGTTGGCGAAGGTGAGACCCGCCTGGCCGAAGCGCACGAACAGCATGCCGCGCTTGCGACGACGCTGGAGAAAGCCACGGCTGTTTTGGATCAGCTGGGGCGGATCAGCGAGCCGCTTCTGCAGCAGCTTGTCAGCCGGGATTCCGGAGATGCGCATCAGGCGGCAGAGCGGCTGGTTTCGCCTGAGTTCGGCGTGTCAGCCGCGGCCCTGGCCGCATTGGGATTCGGCGTGGCCAACCAGTCACTTGTAGAAACTTTAAACGGCAAGCAAACCAAGGACAGCCAATCCGTCCAGCTCTCAAAGGCGGACTTGACGACCCGGGACATCGGCACCGCCAGGGTCAAGGCTCTACCGATAAGACGGTCGCTGCAATTCAAGGTGGTATCCCGGCGGGCCGGATACGTGGCGATACTCAACCTGGGCACCAGCGGAGCGGTTTATCTCCAGGTTCCCAGCGCCCTGACCGGCGGGCAACATCTTCAAGTGGTTGAGGATAAGCCCTACTTTGTGCCCGGAGAGGAGCTTTTCCCCTGGAAGTGGGACTACCGGGAAGAAGGCCCTGCCGGCTGGGAGCACATGGTTGCCATTGTTTCGGATGAGCCGGTCATCCCGGATGAAATTGTGGCCCGGTCGACGCCGGAATCACCCATTGTCCGGCTGACCCCCGAAGAAATGGAAGGGCTATTCACCAGCCTGGAAGAGTTACCAGCGGAAAGCTGGACCGCGGGCGTATTGTCATTCCTGGTCGAGGGGAAATAA